Part of the Polyodon spathula isolate WHYD16114869_AA chromosome 18, ASM1765450v1, whole genome shotgun sequence genome, CCTtcagaagatgggacccaagaGCACGCCCTGGCAGACGTtcgacggaactttccaccagcgcagtgccTTCCAGCAGGTTTGGgttaccgtcaacctgcggtgtttgtctctctgcgGATGCAACgcaaaggcattgaaccaggcctgtagaggtctctggtgtaataagcccaagggaagggcttgcgaggcggcagccatcaaccccagcatgcgctgacacagctccatgctgactgtttctctcaacctgaatagggagagacaccgctccagggaggcaactctttgtgtcgacagggtctCTTCCATGGaaactgagtccagatgcagacccaagaattaggtctgttggcttggcacaaggcaactcttttctgaattgatcttcagacctagctgctgaagatggtctgtaaccatcactgtgtgctgtgccaactgctcctttgACTAAgtgcagacgagccagtcgtctagatagttcagcagtcggacgccttgagcccgcaagggtgctagaatagcgtccatacatttcaaaaaggttcgaggagctagtgacaggccaAATGGacggacacaaaactcgtacatcctgctctgaaatgcgaaaCGTAGATACTTCCTGCGACCcaggcagatgggaacgtgaaaatacacaTCTGTCGGACAGactgcctgtgcgtaagcatcctgaacaataacacccgcaggtatttgttcagtactcgcagatctaaaatagggcggagcCCATCGTCCTTCTTGGGCgccaggaagtatttggaatagaatccctggtcgaacagagcagggtctacttgttgaatggcatgcttcctgagcaatgcctgtatttccacattcagagctgcaGACAGAACCGAGTCCtttactgcagttacaaccacACCCCGGAAGGGGGGAGGTTTTAACCGGAATTGAAGAgtgtacccggtggaaatagttttgcgcacccagatgtcgtcggtgcattgttgccaaaactggagctgtgggacagtgtaggggtCGGTCAAcagctgcctgaagatttcagggctgtttCGGCCGCTCTCGTTCGCAAGAGGgctggccagagccacgagggCGTGGCCTGCCGCCTCCTCTAGGGCACCACCCTCTGCGCTGCGGTCCCGCAGATGGAGGCTGGCTGCGCGCAGCTGTAGTGGATGGCGAGGTCTTAGCACCTTGTAGCCGCGGCAAGTGCTACAGTGGTGTTCTACTGGTGCCACTGGTGCTCCTGTTGGCTCTTTGGCTGGAAAGGCTTAAGCGGCCACATCTTCTgagatgcctcccgggctttagcagaTCACTGTAACATTTCCGCaaccgctgggccaaacgtgggccccggtgtaatgggagcatctaataatggggctttgtcaggctcttgaactctcgcCTGTGAGaaccagagctgccttctggcgaCTACCAGAGATGCAATACTCCTGTCCTGAGCTCGTGCATTGAGCTGGGCTATCTTAATCAGCAGTTGAGCGATCAACGCCAATTCCGTCCTCAGAAACACCGATAGGTGCTCCGGGAGATCTTTCACCAGTGAAGCCTGGTAgactgaaaggaggctggccacATTGGACAACctaactgcctctgtagccgctgaatagcctttctttaaatgaacctccgtggtcctgcactgtctgttaggacatgcagggtctttagttagGCCTGAAAGCGTCGGTGTTTTAACCAGGGTTGCAAAGGCAGCATCAACTAGTGGGAAGGACGCCAGTCCCACCTCActcgctccctgcatggcaaacgcGGAAGCCTTCTGCGAAGTTACCGGTGAAGAGGCTGGGGCTCCCCAGGTGGATTGTACCTCCTTGATAAAATCAGGAAAGGCTGGGAGtgtcctgggctgtggagacaGTACAGACGGCGACTCGAACAGTGACTGCCGAAGCAATTCCATGGCTGGCCACGAAATTCCCAGGTAGTGAGTTGctcgctccaccagtgaccacaagggatcTTTGGTGTCCAGCACCTCCGACTCAGTGTCTTGCTCTGAGTGCTGGgaggttagttcagcttccacaCTGTCCTCCTCCAGGAGAGGCTCCCCTTCTGAAGCATCCCTAGATACAGCATCTGCATCCCACACCTCTTGGGGTTGTTGGACGATCGGGGCGGCCAGAGGCTGTGGCGGAAACGCTGGCTGATTGGTAGTTGGCCCGACCTGTGCATCAGTGGCTCGCAGCACCACGTTAGCAACGATTGTTGACCCATCATCACGTCCATAAACTGAGACATCTTTGACATGAGCTCTGCCACTCCTGACTTGTCCCTATAACCCCTGTCccgacgaggggaacgagagcgtccccTATGGGGTGATGCAGAGCAAGACCGTGATCAGCGAGGGCGTTCCCTGTGAGGGGAGCGGTCTCGGGGTCGGATAGACGGGCTATGAGGGAGTTCCCGAGCACGTCTATGGTCTGGGGATCTCTGGCAAGCTGTAAGCTGAGAGGGACTCCTGGATAGCCGCAGCTTGATGGGCAGAGTCGCTGTAGACGACGGTGGGGCAGACAGGGTGTAAGACGACCTAGAAGAAGGGGCGTGGCCAACAACTGCTTTCTTTGCCCTCTGGCGAAGAGTGTGCGGCTGAAATTCAGTGTACAATGCGCAAAACGATTTGTCTGCCAAGGCAAACGCggcgtgctctggtcccaggcatgcCATACAGTCCTCATGTGGGCCGCTTGCTGgcaattttgcctggcaggtgacACAACGATGGAACCCAGACATGTTTAGACACCCTGATCGCCGAAGCGTTGTGTGTCGATGGGTTGCATCTAATGGCAAAGCATCGAAGCTATACGTGCCcacgagcgtcgaggtgcgtgcaccgatcGATGCGTTGAGCGTCGCAGTGCGTGTACCGAACTTCAAGGCGTCGCTGCACCAGAGTAGAACGGCGAAGAGCTGAGAGTGGAGGCTTCGATGCACTGAGCGTCGAGCGTCGAAGCGCCAAGCGTCGAGTTGCGTGCATCGAGCGTCGAGGCGTCGAAGCGcagagcgtcgaggtgcgtgcactgaGCGTagatgcaccgagcgtcgagcaccGAAGCGCCATGCGTCGAGGTGCGTGTGTCGAGCATCGAGGTGTCGAAGCGCTGTGCATATTGTAGCTTAGCTCAGTTAATTTACACTGGAGGCTGTACATCACAGTAAGAACATATTTGTATGTAGAAGACCCTAATTAGAATGGCCACTTTTACACAAAGTGCAGAGTACTTGACAACattagcaaaagaaaaacaataaagctAAATGTTCTGATTCCCAAAATATAATTGAAACTGTTAGAACTATTAGCCAAGTAAATCGTAAAAGCTGCGTTTTAAACCCGCGCCAGACAACATAtaatatagattaaaaaaaaacatcccctacaagttagttttaaataattttcaagcTACCCACTTTCAGAGCAAGAGAGTAAGTAAGAAAAACACATCAACATGTACCAAGAGGAGCTCTATATTGGAAAAGGCTATTGAGCCACCTCAATATCCCAGTTCATTTAGTATGGTTTAAAACTTGTGGTGATTTCACTTATGCTGTTCCTTCTACTTTACTGTACATGCGTAACctattttttttcatgaaaacagCTTGTTTTGATTTATATGAACTTTCAGAATTAATGCTACGGTTTCAATTCAGATGAGATTATCCACTTTCATTATTATCAGAActgatatatataattttaagttATCACATGTTCTCTAATGGCATTTCTGGTTGAGTTTGATTGCAAATGGAGATCTGTCGATAAACACGGCGGGCCCTGGTTCTTATGCTCATGTCTTTATTATATTTTCGGCAAAGGAAAACAGATAAGATGGCAGCAAGGAGTATGCAGGCAATAAGTACACCACTAATCACACCCAGGTTACACTGTGCCCCTGATATCGACACATGACGGATTTCTGCACCCCTCAGGCTGTTCGGTAATAAGCATCTGTACTTCTCTGGCCAATCAATAACTTTGGCTTGCATGCTTTGGAAATAATAGGCGGTATCTTGTATATCACAGTCACATTCAAAAGGGTTTTTGCTAAGTGTTAGTTCAGCGAGGGTTAAATCTTTGAGCATACTCGTGGTGACATGACTTATTTTGTTCTCATCAGCATGCAGGACTCTCAAAGTGGGCAAGGGGGACAGACGTAAGGAGAATATCTGGTTACCAGTCAAGTAGAGCTCTTTTAAGTTTCTCATCTTTTCAATATTAGAAACTACAGTGATGTTGTTGAGGCTCAAATCCAGGATCTCTAATGAGGCAGGGAGGCAGTCAAAGACATTACTCTGGAGGACATTGCCTTTCAAGTTCAAAATTCTTAGGCTTTCTGTCCAAAGGCATGCTTCACTGGACCGCACACTTATTGTGTTGTAGCTAGCAGACATGTTCACCAGTTGCTTTAAATTAGATGTTCTGATGCTAAGTTTCTGTAAGTCTTCAAATTTATTGTTATTAATCACTAATGAACGCAAAGAAGGAAACGGTCTGAGGCAGGGTGGAAACAACGAATATTCTCGAAAGAAATTGGAAGATAGATCTGCTGACTCTACTAGTGCCATAGACTCTAATAATATACATGGTATGAAATAAACTTTACAATTTACAAGGGCAATATGGACAAGTGATCTATAAATGTTAATCATGCTTTCAGGGTTCTCAATGCTGTTAagatttactgtgtttttaacaAACCAGCTCCGCAAATGCATTTGTTGCTGGGGTGAGATCTGCACCCTCCAATCTCCAACATTTAACTTAACATTATCAAGTGTTAGCACTTCAATCTTTGACCTCACAACACTATTAAGTAAAAACGAAGAATAATTACCAGTTGATGATATATTATAGAAAGCAAGAGATATCAGTTGTGaggtttccaaaaaaaaatctaaaaagataAACTTTTCTCTTCTGGCAAAATCAAGGTTCTTGACTTCTAATGTTTTGGTAGAATTCACAATGTCTTTAAACATAGATATGAATAGTTCTAAATTCTGCCACATGTTTACCTCCAGAGTGATCTTCTCGAGTCCATCGAGGGGTTTCAAAGAGTGCTCGTATTCCGTGAAGTCGCCTGTAATAAGATGGAATTCCTTTAGAGGGAGGCCGACAAGTTTTTGGAAGCTGTTTTCTCTTAAGGAAGAAATCTGAGGATTGCCAAGCTTCAGGGTCTGGAGGTTTTGAAGGCTGCTAAATTGAGGTCCTAAGATAATGTCTGTGTCAATGTTGTTGGTGATATCCAGGTGATTCAGAGCTGGCAGGTTTCTAAAGGGCAAGGCGGAAATATCACGTATCTTGTTGTTTGAAACGTCCAGATACTCCAGCTCTAGGTTGTCTTGAAAAGCCTCAGGATCTACAGAACTGATTTGATTAAACTGTAGATAGAGCTTCCTCAGTCCTCTGACACCTGAGAAATCCCGTCGAAGGATTGTTTCCATGCTATTGTGAGACAAGTCCAGGGTCATTGTGTCTGATGGAAATGCACATGGAGCGGTGGGGTAATTCTGTGCAGAGCAGTTAGCTACATGTTCTCCTGCTGCAGAAATACATGTTTCACAGAAAATGAGACACAGTCCCACGACAACATGGTTTCCAAGAAACAtattgatgctttttttttcttttttctgtgagTTCAGTAAATATTCTGTGAATAAAGAATATAGAgcaaacaataatataaatgtacttttaaaaatatgaatagaATACGTGCAATATGTATTTGCTTCTTATTTGTTGTTGTCATGTAATACTTTCTaatagacacagacacagacacagacacttcCTTGTGCAGTGTGAATTTGGTGGATTTTTAAATGAGGTTCTGAGCAATACACAGTACTGACATTGATCAGGTATAGCCTCGAGCATGCCTTTGTAtaggtgttttctttttgtacacAAAACCAATATCTATACTTTTATAGTATATAGTAGTATAAAGGAATGCAATATTCACCAAACACAGATGAATTACACTAAAATAATAAAGagagaattaaaacaaatgtgaattTAGAAAATCCAGAAATAGTATTTAGATAATCTATAATAGTTGAAAGGCCATAAAGGTAGTCCAAAGATGTTTTTATACAATTAAATGGCATTCAAGTATCTTCACATACAGCAATATTCTTCTGAGATAATATTACTTACATCAAATCTTTTCTTTAAATACCAGCTTTTAAGTTTTGGATGGTTCAAGTGTCTTCAGTGGCTGCACCTTCCTTTACAGTCTGACTCTGAGTTTTTGGACTAAATACATTATGTAACTTCACCCACAAGCGAAGAACCTCCctctgcacaaaaaacaaacaaacaaaaaaaaaatacaggtgttCTTCCTCAACTGTGTTTGGTGAAAGCAACAATTCAGGGAGAAccttgtacagctatggccaaggtTATGTCTATGCCGAAATTAGGTACAAATCTACAATTATATCATAGGAGTTTTCTGCAATCCACACATAATGTTAAAAGTCAAAACATCTGTCAACTTGACTTAGTTTTCTATAATTGTACTTTCAAAATGTTTGAGTATGGTTTCTAATATTATTTTATGGTCAGTGGGCTGTCATACTGCAAAAATATAAGGTCTTTTTTATGCCAAGAAAGATTGAATGCTCCGCTCCTCATCCTTCTCTGAGAAAAGGCGAGTTTGTGACAGTCTATAGTTTTACTACTTCCATTTTACATAGGGCTCGTAAGCCAACCTTACTATACAAGCTGGAACAATTTCTCTTCATGGGCACAATGGAAGACACTATAAAAAGACAAGGTTTCTCGTTATTaggcactgaaagggttaaaaaaaaaacttgcagttaATATAGAAAGGGAATAGCACATCTTTCTGAGAAACCttcagcatttcattttccatgaCTTTATACATGCAGGTTGTCTCTGAGACATCTGACAGAGTATATTCTTAAAAGTCATGCCTTCGGTCCTAAGGAATTTTAACTGCAGAAGTTCTATAGTAAATAAGCATTTGGAACCATTTTAATATCCCAGTATCAAGTACGAACAAAGAACCTTTGGTTTTAGCTTTCCAAAAAGGGTGTGTGAGGAATTTTACttgtttaaatattacatttttcctgatacaatatactgtatgaaggGAAACATTGGTGTTTCTTGAAATTGAAAAAGCTTATTTTCAATTTAAGAGCATTTTCATTGGGCATGgcattctagttttttttttttgtttgtttgttttaaactcacTTGGATTTGGACTGACCTGGGGGCCAGCAACTTATTTTACTGTGTTGTATCTAAAGCAAATATAATcttatgcatttataaaaaaaaacataaatgctgtTTGAACTTTCTacagaaaggtaaaaaaaaaaaaacatgtggccTTGGTGAAAGGTATTGTAGTGACCCGGGCACCGTTCTGTGTCTGCTGTTGTCCCGTTGTTTGCCTCGCATGTCTTGTCCTGTGTATGTGTTGCATGTATTGTTAGGGTGCCACTATGCCACTTAGAATGAGCAGAAGAGCGAGGGATGGAACCGGTTGGCCGGTACGGGGTAGTGGGCAGGAGGAGCGGGTTGACTATAAGAACCACCTGTGCAGGGGTGGAGAGAGTGGAAGGATTGAGTGCTGAATGTCTGAAACAAGTGAGCAGTCCGAATTCTAGTGAGAGACAGCCAGTGAGATTGGGCCTGTGAAGGACTGAGAGAGACTGCGGCCTGGGAGTGACGTGGAGCGAGAGTCAGAGTGAAAGCCTGAGGCAGAGAAAGCAGGGGTCGGTGGGTAAAGGAAGCAGTTAgggtctttttgttgtttttgtggcgTGGTCTTGGCCCGAACAGGGACCGTGTTAGTTCAGTTCATGAATGGATTATTAATTGCACTTGTCAACGCTCTCCATCTTCTGCTTTATCATCAAGGGCACAGATCATTACAGTATTGTTAGTGCATTTCATATCGTACGAGgggatttttgttttctgttttttctccttGTCCCGTGAATGGTGGTTAGATTTGATGTACATTATACTTTATAACTTTTTGGCAGTAATCAAGAGATGTTTGAGgaactatttattttaagtttgagaCCCACAGTTCCCATCTCTGATCACACAGATACCTGACTATTAGAAGGCAAAGTAAAGAAGACAACAGGGAAGTATAATTCCCACCATGTTTTGGGTTTGTTTAAATGAATCTTTGTGCGTCATaactgtgtgatttttttaaaatttacacCAAAGAAAACATTAATAGGAACATTTCCCTATATTTTACCAAAACCATGTCCATAGGGAAGCTGTTTAACTAAAGGCCCCATTTAATTACCTTTTCATTCAGAAAGGAGatttaggaaaatataaatccatgcaataaacaaagcaaatgtagaattattttattgtgaTATGACacgcagaaataaataaaatagaaaaagtgCAGCTATGATTCCTGATCAATAAATtagtgttaaattatttttttttaaaaagacacagcaagtcaaattttaaaaaatactatacCTTTTATCATGTTTTGTCTGGAAAGTAGAATTCTTAATGCTATTAGATGATGGTCACTCACTTTACAATAAGTTGGCTAGTTTCACTTAGTTGTGATTTTACCAAACATCATCACTGTATAGACTGTCTCTAACTTACTTCCTTATAGGAGATTAACATCTTACTGGTCTgtctgacaaaaaataaaaataaaccgcTCTGTTAAACTATTTCGAAAGaccacacatatacatacacacatacacatactatatatatatatatatatacgtaaaaACGTATATAAACGTACAGCTGACGGTTTACACTAACAGGTAGTAATTATAAATTATTCAGGAAAAACTGCTTCATGATCACTCCACTCTTTGTAAAGGGTTTACTGAGAAGTTCATGTATATTAAAATCGTCCTCATTATGTTCCTGACGAACGATTATTTATAACTGTATATTTTACTAGTACAAACGTATTATTATCAAAGCATTTGATGGCCAACGTTTTCGTTTAGCTGAAAAAGAAGACAATATTATATGCATAGATCGCACCTCTTCTTGCGTTGGTTTATTCCAAACCCCTGACAGGAAGGGCCGGTGTTTAGAGTCAAGACACAGGAAGATCTAGCGAAGGAGAACAGTGTTACAGcagctttcaaaacaaaaatgaaaccaaCTCACATGTTATAACCTAATATATTTTTGATGTATATAGAAATGTAAGTATCGAAATTATTTACAAACTACAAAACCATCAACTAAAGAAAAGCTCCCGGAAGAGCAAAACCGTGCAGCGCGACCAAAGTTcggatcagtaaaaaaaaaataaaaaaaaatattaaactaaacACTGAGGTAATTGTGATTCCATGTTaccttaacaaaaatatataaattcctTCAATTGCAATTATGTGCATCCGACAGCAGATTTGTAGGTTGGTATGTATCACTTGATAGAAGTCAGTAAAAATGTGTGGTGTGCACGGCGTTCCTCAGTTAGGTGGCCACTGGCCAGACGAGCGAAAATATAATGTTCACTTTTAGTTCCTAACAAATTCAATTGGAAGAACCCGTACAAATACTGTAatgcttgcttgtttttatttcattttcttggtGTTTGTTCTGTCGCTCTTTTTGCCCTTACACGTTTCAGAGGTTTACAATCACAAGTTGTGATTATCTGACTAAAGTCATGTAATTTTCCACACAACAATGTCACTTTGAATAGTGCAATTTACTCAGTTGAGTGCCTACGCTCTAGTGTAGCGCTGCTGGGCTCAATATACTGGAAAGGTCACAgccttgttttgtgtattttatttatttatttatttgtttgatcaGCACTTTTCCAAGTTGCAGCCTTGAAGTGGTTCCTGTGTTAATACTGTACCGTTTCTGTTCCGTTTTCTATTCGATAGCAACGTGCTGTGTTGCTAGTGAAATGGGTTCAGAGAGCAGTGCTCTTAAGAGTTGCACTCTGGAAGAGCCCCTTCTGACACTGCCATCTGGACTCACAATCCACCCTGCTGTCTTAGAGGATGGAAAGCTCGCCTCAGTCTTTGTATACAAGCAGGAAAATGAGGATAAAGTCAATAAAGCTGCCAAGGTAAGAACATAGTCTTGCATTAAAGTCACTATAAAACTTGCCTGTAACCAGCTAGTCAGTTTGTCCAAGCACTAAGATGATGCCAGAGAAAAAGAACAAGCCACAATTTAGTCCTGTAAATGTAACTCAAACAAGTGAGGATTTAATAGTTAACTAGAATTGTTATATTTCTTGGTCCTTTTCTTCATACAATGTCCCTGCCCCAATCCTGACCTGACCACCCTTTTTGATCAATTGTATGAAGTAGGGTCAGCTTGGGCATGCCTGGACATGGAATCCTGTGAGGTATTATTGATCTTCGGAGCCTCAAACAGAGCGTGGCCTGTTGCTGCGGGTGGTTACAGCACATGACGTTTGTTAGCCGACAGTCAACATTTATAAACTGaaccacatttcattttgaattcattGTTGTGAAGTGGTATTTTCAATAGCTGTAATACACAGCAGGAACACATTTTCTGTCAGCAGTAAATCTGAATTTACTGATCCCAGAATGTTAAAGTAGATGTCAGTTACCTGATTTATAAGCAGCTAACTGACTGTAGGTATCTTGCTATTTAATAGTGACACACTGCTATTTACCCATGATTGAGTGTTCTATCTATCTTAAAATTGTGAAATACAGAGAAGGCTGAAAAGTTTGCATTTTAAACCATTAATTCAGTCCAAAAAAACATTCATCAATGATTATCAAAATCAGTATGGTAGGGGT contains:
- the LOC121331267 gene encoding toll-like receptor 2 type-2; protein product: MFLGNHVVVGLCLIFCETCISAAGEHVANCSAQNYPTAPCAFPSDTMTLDLSHNSMETILRRDFSGVRGLRKLYLQFNQISSVDPEAFQDNLELEYLDVSNNKIRDISALPFRNLPALNHLDITNNIDTDIILGPQFSSLQNLQTLKLGNPQISSLRENSFQKLVGLPLKEFHLITGDFTEYEHSLKPLDGLEKITLEVNMWQNLELFISMFKDIVNSTKTLEVKNLDFARREKFIFLDFFLETSQLISLAFYNISSTGNYSSFLLNSVVRSKIEVLTLDNVKLNVGDWRVQISPQQQMHLRSWFVKNTVNLNSIENPESMINIYRSLVHIALVNCKVYFIPCILLESMALVESADLSSNFFREYSLFPPCLRPFPSLRSLVINNNKFEDLQKLSIRTSNLKQLVNMSASYNTISVRSSEACLWTESLRILNLKGNVLQSNVFDCLPASLEILDLSLNNITVVSNIEKMRNLKELYLTGNQIFSLRLSPLPTLRVLHADENKISHVTTSMLKDLTLAELTLSKNPFECDCDIQDTAYYFQSMQAKVIDWPEKYRCLLPNSLRGAEIRHVSISGAQCNLGVISGVLIACILLAAILSVFLCRKYNKDMSIRTRARRVYRQISICNQTQPEMPLENM